In Natronococcus occultus SP4, the following proteins share a genomic window:
- a CDS encoding DUF7544 domain-containing protein, whose product MDAVDDLGDAIDATRNFLTPVRAGLWLRLAILALFVGGFGSGAQSALSGDAGPMAEQAPGPGLEDVPEEALLAVAVAVGFLLLLWLGYAFVAAIMEFVFIESLRSEDVRVRRYSNANVGRGIRLFGFRVALIAVAGVVGATPVLLSIFGVGTIDGGTAAVGVAALFATGVYLVYAVVNRFTSEFVAPVMLLEDRGVLSAWRRFWGTFRTNWLEYVVYLVLVWIIQAAVGIAVSILTLIAGIVVAIPFVVLAVLLFTLGDIGAVLAAVVLLVAVLGFVLVALLIQVPVVSYFKYYALLLLGDTNADLDLIPDQRASIRADGGEDAFESGRSESGQPAGTERDRESDEPERDENDASDESDWTDDYGWNDDEDEIDDWDDVGWGEENDRDRDDHADGDDAEDDDRDRSW is encoded by the coding sequence ATGGACGCTGTCGACGATCTCGGCGACGCGATCGACGCGACGCGGAACTTCCTGACGCCAGTTCGAGCGGGGCTGTGGCTTCGGCTGGCGATCCTCGCGCTGTTCGTCGGTGGGTTCGGGAGCGGAGCCCAGTCAGCTCTGTCGGGTGACGCCGGTCCGATGGCCGAGCAGGCGCCTGGCCCCGGCCTCGAGGACGTCCCCGAAGAGGCGCTGCTTGCCGTCGCCGTAGCGGTCGGCTTCCTGCTTCTGTTGTGGCTCGGCTACGCGTTCGTCGCGGCTATCATGGAGTTCGTCTTCATCGAGTCGCTTCGCTCCGAGGACGTCCGCGTGCGACGGTACTCGAACGCGAACGTGGGGCGCGGGATCCGGCTGTTCGGGTTTCGGGTGGCGCTGATCGCCGTCGCCGGGGTCGTCGGCGCGACACCCGTCCTCCTGTCGATCTTCGGGGTCGGGACGATCGACGGCGGGACGGCCGCGGTCGGCGTCGCCGCCCTGTTCGCGACCGGCGTCTACCTCGTCTACGCCGTCGTCAACCGCTTCACCTCGGAGTTCGTCGCGCCCGTCATGCTGCTCGAGGACCGCGGGGTGCTCTCGGCGTGGCGTCGGTTCTGGGGCACGTTTCGGACGAACTGGCTCGAGTACGTCGTCTACCTCGTGCTCGTCTGGATCATCCAGGCCGCAGTCGGGATCGCCGTCAGCATTCTCACGCTGATCGCCGGGATCGTGGTCGCGATCCCGTTCGTCGTCCTCGCGGTCCTGCTGTTCACCCTCGGCGATATCGGCGCCGTCCTCGCCGCGGTGGTGTTGCTCGTCGCCGTCCTCGGGTTCGTCCTCGTCGCGTTGCTGATCCAGGTGCCCGTCGTCTCCTACTTCAAGTACTACGCGCTGTTGTTGCTCGGGGATACGAACGCCGACCTCGATCTAATCCCCGACCAGCGGGCGTCGATCCGGGCCGACGGCGGCGAGGATGCGTTCGAGTCCGGTCGATCGGAGTCGGGCCAGCCAGCCGGGACGGAACGGGACCGGGAATCGGACGAGCCCGAACGCGACGAGAACGATGCGAGCGATGAGAGCGACTGGACGGACGACTACGGCTGGAACGACGACGAGGACGAGATCGACGACTGGGACGACGTCGGCTGGGGTGAGGAGAACGACCGTGATCGCGACGATCACGCGGACGGTGACGACGCCGAGGACGACGACCGGGACCGCAGCTGGTAG
- a CDS encoding acyl-CoA dehydrogenase family protein yields the protein MEFELPDEHRMIQETVREFCQGEIEPIAQEIEDEHRFPEDIFDQLAELDMMGVPISEEYGGLGGDTLMYSLVAEEIGRVSGSVGLSYVAHISLASKPIELFGTPEQKERWLRPLAEGEYMGGWALTEPSSGSDASDMDTVAEKDGDEWVINGTKQFITNASEAGSVLVKAVTDPGAGYDGISTFIVDPREDDGFEVTTIWDKMGLNASPTCEIQLEDVRLSEDRLLGEEGEGWNQTKKTLDGGRISIAALSTGLAQGAYEHAKAYSQEREQFGQPISEFDAVRDKVVDMHRKTERARLLTHQAAYRYDQGEPVTRESALAKLDASEAAREVAEDAVQVLGGYGYTTDFAPQRFYRDAKLMEIGEGTSEIQHLVIGRELGL from the coding sequence ATGGAGTTCGAGCTACCGGACGAACACCGGATGATTCAGGAGACGGTCAGGGAGTTCTGCCAGGGTGAGATCGAGCCGATCGCCCAGGAGATCGAGGACGAACACCGGTTCCCCGAGGATATCTTCGATCAGCTCGCCGAGCTGGATATGATGGGCGTTCCCATCTCCGAGGAGTACGGCGGGCTCGGTGGCGACACCTTGATGTACTCGCTGGTCGCCGAAGAGATCGGCCGGGTCTCGGGCTCGGTGGGTCTTTCCTACGTCGCCCACATCTCGCTGGCCTCGAAGCCGATCGAGCTGTTCGGTACCCCCGAACAGAAGGAGCGCTGGCTGCGCCCGCTCGCGGAGGGCGAGTACATGGGCGGCTGGGCGCTGACCGAACCCAGCAGCGGCTCGGACGCCTCCGACATGGACACCGTCGCTGAGAAAGACGGCGACGAGTGGGTCATAAACGGCACCAAGCAGTTCATCACGAACGCCTCCGAGGCGGGCTCGGTGCTGGTCAAGGCCGTCACCGACCCCGGCGCCGGCTACGACGGGATCTCGACGTTCATCGTCGACCCCCGTGAGGACGACGGGTTCGAGGTGACGACGATCTGGGACAAGATGGGACTGAACGCCTCCCCGACCTGCGAGATCCAACTCGAGGACGTCCGCTTGTCCGAGGATCGCCTGCTCGGCGAGGAGGGCGAGGGGTGGAACCAGACCAAAAAGACCCTCGACGGCGGCCGGATCTCGATCGCGGCACTGTCGACGGGGCTGGCCCAGGGTGCCTACGAGCACGCCAAGGCCTACAGCCAGGAGCGCGAGCAGTTCGGCCAGCCGATCTCGGAGTTCGACGCCGTCCGCGACAAGGTCGTCGACATGCACCGCAAGACCGAACGCGCGCGCTTGCTCACCCATCAGGCGGCCTACCGCTACGATCAGGGCGAGCCCGTCACCCGCGAGTCGGCGCTGGCGAAGCTAGACGCCAGCGAGGCCGCCCGCGAGGTCGCCGAGGACGCCGTTCAGGTGCTCGGTGGCTATGGGTACACGACCGACTTCGCGCCCCAGCGGTTCTACCGGGACGCCAAGCTGATGGAGATCGGCGAGGGAACCAGCGAGATTCAACACCTCGTCATCGGCCGCGAGCTCGGACTGTAG